One Chanodichthys erythropterus isolate Z2021 chromosome 22, ASM2448905v1, whole genome shotgun sequence DNA window includes the following coding sequences:
- the dync2i2 gene encoding WD repeat-containing protein 34 — protein sequence MFTDETLELIGAESTWRKSHQQTQESRSCQTRPVHTAEAETQAKDVLENSTQTQDQISQTLSLDRDISDFPGLVDFLHRVEDVVIRELVKNSKSHAFDGFEVNWEDQNESVSCMYRLQHADAQERGLQVTSVSWNCTGSVIACGFGRVDDGDWSNEKAYVCTWNLDRQNLNPARPDVIIDVATPVMCLCFHPVRPSVVAGGLYSGEVVVWDTSRSQDLILAHTGMSADTHREPVYQVNWVPGARRGEFVVLSAGSGGRVLLWTIDGAEAKLTLSSGYALVPQQMPQSGAASKTRGSTTIGVTSVALSPWDLDTFLVGSEGGLVLKCSFSSETVAAVPPDGESMTLRAPMQFSFSPRGGPIHSVHFSPFHRNLFVSVGTDGLAHLHSVLQPRPLLSLRVSDSYVFWVRWSPTRPLVFAAVTGQGLVQMFDLGRRSLRPTATIDQNTGGQPAYCLEFNPKHTNLMAVGNADGSVNIWQLSAELTEQGAKETAILEQLANEVTD from the exons ATGTTTACGGATGAAACGCTTGAGTTAATTGGTGCTGAATCGACATGGAGAAAGTCACATCAGCAAACACAAGAATCA AGAAGCTGTCAAACTCGTCCAGTTCACACAGCCGAGGCTGAAACACAAGCCAAAGATGTGTTGGAAAACAGCACCCAGACACAAGACCAGATCAGCCAAACACTCTCTCTAGATCGAGACATTTCTGACTTTCCTGGTTTGGTGGACTTCTTGCATAGAGTTGAAGATGTGGTTATCAGAGAGCTGGTGAAAAACTCCAAGAGCCATGCTTTTGATGGGTTTGAAGTGAACTGGGAGGATCAGAATGAGTCG GTGTCCTGTATGTACCGCCTTCAGCATGCTGATGCTCAGGAAAGAGGTCTGCAAGTCACCAGTGTGTCCTGGAACTGCACTGGCTCGGTCATAGCCTGTGGATTTGGCCG TGTGGATGATGGCGATTGGAGCAATGAGAAGGCTTATGTGTGCACGTGGAACCTAGACCGGCAGAACCTGAACCCAGCGCGGCCGGATGTGATCATCGATGTGGCCACTCCCGTCATGTGTTTGTGCTTCCATCCTGTGAGACCGTCTGTAGTTGCTG GCGGGCTGTACAGTGGAGAGGTGGTGGTCTGGGACACGAGCCGTTCACAGGACCTCATTTTGGCTCATACAGGAATGTCTGCAGATACCCACCGTGAACCAGTTTATCAG GTAAACTGGGTCCCAGGAGCTCGCCGAGGGGAGTTTGTTGTACTGAGCGCCGGTTCAGGAGGAAGAGTTCTGTTGTGGACTATTGATGGAGCTGAAGCCAAACTCACCTTGAGTTCTGGATATGCCCTTGTCCCACAGCAAATGCCTCAGAGTGGAGCAGCAAGCAAG ACCCGAGGTAGCACCACTATAGGAGTAACCTCTGTTGCACTTTCCCCATGGGACCTGGACACATTCTTGGTTGGCTCAGAAGGAGGCCTTGTGCTCAAATGCTCCTTCAGCAGCGAGACGGTAGCAGCAGTGCCCCCTGATGGTGAGAGCATGACACTGCGCGCCCCAATGCAATTCTCTTTCTCTCCACGAGGGGGCCCTATACACTCAGTCCACTTCTCACCCTTCCACAG GAATCTGTTTGTAAGTGTCGGGACAGATGGTTTAGCTCATCTGCACAGTGTGCTTCAGCCCCGCCCCCTGTTGTCTCTAAGGGTGTCTGATTCATATGTGTTTTGGGTGAGGTGGTCACCTACACGCCCTCTAGTCTTTGCTGCAGTCACAGGACAAG GTTTGGTCCAAATGTTTGATTTGGGTAGAAGGTCTTTAAGGCCAACCGCCACAATTGACCAGAACACAGGAGGTCAGCCAGCTTATTGCCTGGAGTTCAATCCCAAACACACAAATCTGATGGCAGTGGGCAATGCAGATGGTAGCGTCAACATCTGGCAGCTCAGTGCGGAGTTAACAGAACAAGGTGCAAAGGAGACGGCAATACTGGAACAGCTGGCCAATGAGGTGACGGACTGA
- the setb gene encoding SET nuclear proto-oncogene b isoform X1, with product MSASAAKVSRKEQNSNHDGADETSEKEQQEAIEHIDEVQNEIDRLNEQASEEILKVEQKYNKLRQPFFQKRSELIAKIPNFWVTTFVNHPQVSALLGEEDEEALHYLTRVEVTEFEDIKSGYRIDFYFDENPYFENKVLSKEFHLNESGDPSSKSTEIKWKAGKDLTKRTGQTQNKAGKKRQHEEPESFFTWFTDHSDAGADELGEVIKDDIWPNPLQYYLVPDMDDEEGEGEEDDDEEEEEGLEDIDEEGDEDEGEEDEEEDDGEDGEDDGEDD from the exons ATGTCGGCGTCGGCGGCGAAAGTGAGCCGAAAGGAGCAGAACTCGAATCACGACGGAGCGGACGAGACCTCGG AAAAAGAGCAACAGGAGGCAATTGAACACATTGATGAAGTACAGAATGAAATCGACAG ATTGAATGAGCAGGCGAGTGAGGAAATTTTAAAAGTAGAGCAGAAGTACAATAAGCTACGTCAGCCGttcttccagaagagatcagaacTCATAGCCAAAATTCCAAACTTCTGGGTCACAACATTTGTCAACCATCCACAAG TCTCAGCCTTGCTCGGTGAGGAGGATGAAGAAGCACTTCATTACCTGACCAGAGTGGAGGTCACAGAGTTTGAGGACATCAAGTCAGGTTACAGAATAGATTTT TACTTTGATGAAAATCCATACTTTGAAAACAAAGTCCTCTCAAAAGAGTTCCACTTGAATGAGAGTGGTGACCCATCTTCAAAATCCACTGAAATCAAATGGAAGGCTGGAAAG GACCTGACGAAGCGTACTGGACAGACACAGAACAAGGCAGGGAAGAAACGGCAACATGAAGAGCCAGAGAGCTTTTTCACCTGGTTTACCGACCACTCTGACGCAGGGGCTGATGAACTCGGGGAGGTCATTAAAGATGACATCTGGCCCAACCCCCTGCAGTACTACCTG GTCCCTGATATGGATGATGAAGAGGGTGAGGGTGAagaggatgatgatgaggaagaggaggagggtTTGGAGGACATTGACGAAGAGGGGGATGAGGATGAAGGAGAGGAAGACGAAGAAGAGGACGATGGAGAAGATGGTGAG GATGATGGGGAGGATGACTAA
- the setb gene encoding SET nuclear proto-oncogene b isoform X2 produces the protein MSASAAKVSRKEQNSNHDGADETSEKEQQEAIEHIDEVQNEIDRLNEQASEEILKVEQKYNKLRQPFFQKRSELIAKIPNFWVTTFVNHPQVSALLGEEDEEALHYLTRVEVTEFEDIKSGYRIDFYFDENPYFENKVLSKEFHLNESGDPSSKSTEIKWKAGKDLTKRTGQTQNKAGKKRQHEEPESFFTWFTDHSDAGADELGEVIKDDIWPNPLQYYLVPDMDDEEGEGEEDDDEEEEEGLEDIDEEGDEDEGEEDEEEDDGEDG, from the exons ATGTCGGCGTCGGCGGCGAAAGTGAGCCGAAAGGAGCAGAACTCGAATCACGACGGAGCGGACGAGACCTCGG AAAAAGAGCAACAGGAGGCAATTGAACACATTGATGAAGTACAGAATGAAATCGACAG ATTGAATGAGCAGGCGAGTGAGGAAATTTTAAAAGTAGAGCAGAAGTACAATAAGCTACGTCAGCCGttcttccagaagagatcagaacTCATAGCCAAAATTCCAAACTTCTGGGTCACAACATTTGTCAACCATCCACAAG TCTCAGCCTTGCTCGGTGAGGAGGATGAAGAAGCACTTCATTACCTGACCAGAGTGGAGGTCACAGAGTTTGAGGACATCAAGTCAGGTTACAGAATAGATTTT TACTTTGATGAAAATCCATACTTTGAAAACAAAGTCCTCTCAAAAGAGTTCCACTTGAATGAGAGTGGTGACCCATCTTCAAAATCCACTGAAATCAAATGGAAGGCTGGAAAG GACCTGACGAAGCGTACTGGACAGACACAGAACAAGGCAGGGAAGAAACGGCAACATGAAGAGCCAGAGAGCTTTTTCACCTGGTTTACCGACCACTCTGACGCAGGGGCTGATGAACTCGGGGAGGTCATTAAAGATGACATCTGGCCCAACCCCCTGCAGTACTACCTG GTCCCTGATATGGATGATGAAGAGGGTGAGGGTGAagaggatgatgatgaggaagaggaggagggtTTGGAGGACATTGACGAAGAGGGGGATGAGGATGAAGGAGAGGAAGACGAAGAAGAGGACGATGGAGAAGATG GATGA